The following are encoded together in the Bradyrhizobium genosp. L genome:
- a CDS encoding nickel/cobalt transporter, producing MTPIVSRMTRGLAMSAAVLAVVAILDGTLHALLAQNPFGAPRTAPEPQGGVIGWLLAKQSEFYREMSGTIRAAKSDGSAVWTLLAISFAYGIFHAAGPGHGKAVISSYLVANRETARRGIVLSFASALMQSLVAVVIVGICAWLLNATAKTMCGAEKAVEIASYALIALFGARLVWVKGGGFMRALQLPRPALAMAGAPHAAHDHHDHAAHEPDHHHRHAHDEHDHHHHDHGHDHDHGDDPHHVHDEHCGHSHGPTPAELAGPGGWRRGLGAILTVGIRPCSGAILVLVFALAQGLFWAGIAATFVMGLGTAITVATIAIVAVSARGMAEKLSGARDGGGMLVMRGLEFAAAGLVLLFGLGLLFGYVAAERATCL from the coding sequence ATGACGCCAATCGTCTCCCGCATGACGCGCGGCCTCGCCATGTCAGCGGCCGTGCTGGCCGTTGTCGCAATCCTCGACGGCACCCTCCACGCGCTGCTGGCGCAAAATCCGTTCGGCGCGCCGCGCACCGCACCCGAGCCGCAGGGCGGCGTGATCGGCTGGCTCCTGGCCAAGCAGTCGGAGTTTTACCGCGAGATGTCGGGAACCATCCGCGCCGCCAAGTCGGACGGCTCGGCGGTCTGGACGCTGCTTGCGATCTCCTTTGCCTACGGCATCTTCCACGCCGCCGGGCCCGGCCACGGCAAGGCGGTGATCTCGTCCTATCTGGTTGCCAATCGCGAGACCGCGCGGCGCGGCATCGTGCTGTCGTTTGCCTCGGCGCTGATGCAGTCGCTGGTCGCGGTCGTGATCGTCGGGATCTGCGCCTGGCTGCTCAATGCCACGGCGAAGACGATGTGCGGGGCGGAGAAGGCGGTCGAGATCGCAAGCTACGCGCTGATCGCGCTGTTCGGCGCCCGGCTGGTCTGGGTCAAGGGCGGCGGCTTCATGCGGGCGCTGCAACTGCCGCGGCCGGCGCTGGCAATGGCCGGCGCGCCCCACGCCGCGCACGATCATCATGACCACGCCGCGCATGAGCCTGATCATCACCATCGTCATGCCCATGACGAGCACGATCATCATCATCACGATCATGGCCATGACCATGATCACGGCGACGATCCGCACCACGTCCACGACGAGCACTGCGGCCATTCGCACGGGCCGACACCGGCCGAGCTCGCCGGCCCCGGCGGCTGGCGGCGTGGCCTGGGTGCGATCCTGACCGTCGGCATCCGGCCGTGCTCGGGCGCGATCCTGGTCTTGGTGTTCGCGCTGGCGCAGGGCCTGTTCTGGGCCGGCATCGCCGCGACCTTCGTGATGGGGCTCGGTACTGCGATCACGGTGGCGACGATTGCCATCGTCGCGGTCTCGGCGCGAGGCATGGCGGAGAAGCTGAGCGGGGCGCGCGACGGCGGCGGCATGCTGGTCATGCGCGGCCTGGAATTCGCAGCCGCCGGCCTGGTGTTGCTGTTCGGGCTGGGGCTGCTGTTCGGCTACGTCGCGGCGGAGCGGGCGACGTGTCTTTAG